One window of the Archangium primigenium genome contains the following:
- a CDS encoding nuclear transport factor 2 family protein, whose amino-acid sequence MSLAPSLSLAPLAFVQSIVHAAKLGDFPTASAGMSPNIIWTSNYPAHRLPFGGEVKGPDAVCRMLERMFASAEALSMEVHKVVEQEDTVIVIGVEQLRVRTTGKTFANPLTFVATLSEGKIDTMRLFGDSYAVVEALGSSFPAP is encoded by the coding sequence ATGTCCCTCGCGCCCTCCCTGTCCCTCGCGCCCCTCGCCTTCGTGCAGAGCATCGTCCACGCCGCCAAGCTGGGCGACTTCCCCACGGCCAGCGCGGGCATGTCCCCGAACATCATCTGGACCTCCAACTACCCCGCCCACCGGCTGCCCTTCGGGGGCGAGGTGAAGGGCCCGGACGCCGTGTGCCGGATGCTCGAGCGCATGTTCGCGTCCGCCGAGGCGCTGAGCATGGAGGTGCACAAGGTGGTGGAGCAGGAGGACACCGTCATCGTCATCGGCGTGGAGCAGCTGCGCGTGCGCACCACGGGCAAGACGTTCGCCAACCCGCTCACCTTCGTGGCCACGCTGAGCGAGGGGAAGATCGACACCATGCGCCTGTTCGGCGACTCCTACGCCGTGGTCGAGGCGCTGGGCTCCTCCTTCCCCGCCCCGTGA